A portion of the Methanofastidiosum sp. genome contains these proteins:
- a CDS encoding DNA cytosine methyltransferase produces the protein RNVNFSLLSSIDILTFGFPCNDFSVVGTQKGIEGVFGPLYSYGVKALHFFKPKCFLAENVSGLRNANDGKTFKLILRELFEAGYNIYPHLYKFEEYGIPQRRHRIIIIGIREDLDLEYYIPMPTFKTKTCREAIEIPPITCNFPNHVFTKQTKKVIERLKYIKPGENVFTANIPKHLQLNIKGAKISQIYKRLEPDKPAYTVTGSGGGGTHIYHWRENRALTNRERARLQTFPDNFIFYGLKESVRKQIGMAVPPYASKIILESILKCFAGIPYEHVENNIKFEERCIR, from the coding sequence AGAAATGTAAATTTTTCTCTTTTAAGTTCTATAGATATTCTAACCTTTGGCTTCCCTTGTAATGATTTTAGTGTTGTAGGAACCCAGAAAGGAATCGAAGGAGTTTTTGGACCTCTTTATTCATACGGAGTAAAAGCACTTCATTTTTTTAAGCCAAAATGTTTTCTAGCAGAAAATGTTAGCGGTTTACGAAATGCTAATGATGGTAAAACCTTCAAGTTAATTTTAAGAGAGTTATTTGAAGCGGGATATAATATATATCCGCATCTTTATAAGTTCGAAGAATATGGAATTCCACAAAGAAGACATAGAATTATCATAATAGGAATAAGAGAAGATTTAGATTTAGAGTATTATATACCCATGCCCACGTTTAAAACAAAAACATGTAGAGAAGCAATAGAAATACCTCCAATTACATGTAATTTTCCAAACCATGTCTTTACAAAACAAACAAAAAAAGTAATTGAAAGATTAAAATACATTAAGCCTGGTGAAAATGTTTTTACTGCCAATATTCCAAAACATCTTCAATTAAATATAAAAGGTGCAAAAATAAGCCAAATTTACAAAAGGTTAGAACCTGACAAACCAGCATATACGGTTACAGGAAGTGGAGGAGGAGGCACACATATATATCATTGGAGGGAAAATAGAGCTTTAACAAATAGAGAGAGAGCCCGCCTTCAAACATTTCCTGATAATTTCATTTTTTATGGACTTAAAGAAAGTGTAAGAAAACAAATTGGGATGGCAGTTCCTCCATATGCTTCAAAAATAATTTTAGAATCAATATTGAAGTGTTTTGCTGGAATTCCTTATGAACATGTTGAAAACAATATTAAATTTGAAGAAAGGTGTATTAGATAG